One part of the Procambarus clarkii isolate CNS0578487 chromosome 41, FALCON_Pclarkii_2.0, whole genome shotgun sequence genome encodes these proteins:
- the LOC138373080 gene encoding serine-rich adhesin for platelets-like, whose protein sequence is MTQGSLDSATIHESLDSAATHESLHSAKTHGSLDSAKTHGSLDSTKTHGSLDSAKTHGSLDSAKTHGSVDSAKTHGSLDSAKTHGSLDSAKTHGSSDSVMTHWLLDSATTHRSRESATTRPMRSLDSVMTRASLDSVTTHGSLDSVMTHGSLDSVKTHGSLDSVMTHGSLDSATTHGSLDSATTHGSLDSATTHGSLDSVTTHGSLDSVMTHGSLDSVMTHGSLDSATTHGSLDSVMTHGSLDSVMTQGSQDSVTTHESLDSAMTHGATTHGSLDSAKTHGSLNSATTHGSLNIATTHGSLDSATTHGSLDSTKTHGSLNSATTHGSLDSATTHGSLDSAKTYGSLDSAKTHGSLDSATTHRSLDSATTHGSLDSTKTHGSLNSATTHGSLDSATTHGSLDSAKTYGSLDSAKTHGSLDSATTHGSLDSAKTYGSLDSATTHGSLDSATVVKNEEQEGVVEIHRSHLILLFQFVFSFAFQFPSVLSKDRRKLK, encoded by the exons ATGACCCAAGGTTCACTGGACAGTGCCACGATCCATGAGTCATTGGACAGTGCCGCAACCCATGAGTCACTACACAGTGCTAAGACCCATGGGTCACTAGACAGTGCTAAGACCCATGGGTCACTAGACAGTACTAAGACCCATGGGTCACTGGACAGTGCTAAGACCCATGGGTCACTAGACAGTGCTAAGACCCATGGGTCAGTAGACAGTGCCAAGACCCATGGGTCACTAGACAGTGCTAAGACCCATGGGTCACTAGACAGTGCTAAGACCCATGGGTCATCAGACAGTGTCATGACCCATTGGTTACTAGACAGTGCTACGACCCATCGGTCACGGGAAAGTGCCACGACCCGACCCATGAGGTCACTGGACAGTGTCATGACCCGAGCGTCACTGGACAGTGTCACGACCCATGGGTCACTGGACAGTGTCATGACCCATGGGTCACTGGACAGTGTCAAGACCCATGGGTCACTGGACAGTGTCATGACCCATGGGTCACTGGACAGTGCCACGACCCATGGGTCACTGGACAGTGCCACGACCCATGGGTCACTGGACAGTGCCACGACCCATGGGTCACTGGACAGTGTCACGACCCATGGGTCACTGGACAGTGTCATGACCCATGGGTCACTGGACAGTGTCATGACCCATGGGTCACTGGACAGTGCCACGACCCATGGGTCACTGGACAGTGTCATGACCCATGGGTCACTGGACAGTGTCATGACCCAAGGGTCACAGGACAGTGTCACGACCCATGAATCACTGGACAGTGCCATGACCCATGG TGCCACGACCCATGGATCACTGGACAGTGCCAAGACCCATGGGTCACTTAACAGTGCCACGACCCATGGGTCACTTAACATTGCCACGACCCATGGGTCACTAGACAGTGCCACGACCCATGGGTCACTGGACAGTACCAAGACCCATGGGTCACTTAACAGTGCCACGACCCATGGGTCACTAGACAGTGCCACGACTCATGGGTCACTGGACAGTGCCAAGACCTATGGGTCACTGGACAGTGCCAAGACCCATGGGTCACTGGACAGTGCCACGACCCATAGGTCACTAGACAGTGCCACGACCCATGGGTCACTGGACAGTACCAAGACCCATGGGTCACTTAACAGTGCCACGACCCATGGGTCACTAGACAGTGCCACGACTCATGGGTCACTGGACAGTGCCAAGACCTATGGGTCACTGGACAGTGCCAAGACCCATGGGTCACTGGACAGTGCCACGACCCATGGGTCACTGGACAGTGCCAAGACCTATGGGTCACTGGACAGTGCCACGACCCATGGGTCACTGGACAGTGCCACGGTGGTAAAGAACGAGGAGCAGGAGGGAGTGGTAGAAATACACAGGAGTCATTTGATCCTTTTATTTCAATTTGTATTTTCCTTTGCATTTCAATTTCCTTCTGTCCTCTCAAAGGACAGAAGGAAATTGAAATAG
- the LOC138373081 gene encoding uncharacterized protein — protein MGQKTVPRPIVPQDSATTHRSLDSATTHRSLDSATTHGSLDSATKHGSLDSAATHRSLESATTHVSLDSATTHRSKESATTHVSLDSAEILGSKESATTHGSLDRATTHGSLDSATTHRSLNSAAIHGSIDSAISHWTVPRPMGHCRVPKPMGQKTVP, from the coding sequence ATGGGTCAAAAGACAGTGCCACGACCCATAGTCCCACAAGACAGTGCCACGACCCATAGGTCACTAGACAGTGCCACGACCCATAGGTCACTAGACAGTGCCACGACCCATGGGTCACTAGACAGTGCCACAAAACATGGGTCACTGGACAGTGCCGCGACCCATAGGTCACTAGAGAGTGCCACGACCCATGTGTCACTGGACAGTGCCACGACCCATAGGTCAAAAGAGAGTGCCACGACCCATGTGTCATTAGACAGTGCCGAGATCCTTGGGTCAAAAGAGAGTGCCACGACCCATGGGTCACTGGACCGTGCCACGACCCATGGGTCATTAGACAGTGCCACGACCCATAGGTCACTGAACAGTGCCGCGATCCACgggtcaatagacagtgccaTTAGTCATTGGACAGTGCCGCGACCCATGGGTCACTGTAGAGTGCCAAAACCCATGGGTCAAAAGACAGTGCCATGA
- the LOC123753549 gene encoding serine-rich adhesin for platelets-like translates to MTHGSLDSATTHGSMDSATTHGSMDSATTHGSLDSATTHGSLDSATTHGSLNSATTHGSLDSATTHGSLDSATTHGSLDSAKTHESLDSATTHRSLDSATTHGSLDSATTHGPLNSATTHGSLDSATTHGSLDSAKTHGSLDSATTHGSLNSATTHGSLDSATTHGSLDSATSHRSQDSATTYGSLDSATSHGSLDSATTHESLDSATSHGSLDSATTHGSLDSATTHGSLDSATTHGSLDSAMTHGSLDSATTHGSMDSATTHGSMDSATTHGSLDSATTHGSLDSATTHGSLNSATTHGSLDSATTHGSLDSATTHGSLDSAKTHESLDSATTHRSLDSATTHGSLDSATTHGPLNSATTHGSLDSATTHGSLDSAKTHGSLDSATTHGSLNSATTHGSLDSATTHGSLDSATTHGSLDSATTHGSLDSATTHGSLDSVTTNGSLDSATTHGALDSATTHGSLDSVTTNGSLDSVTTNGSLDSVTTNGSLDSATTHGSLDSATDEGSKILWRVAPLLPPADNQGTHFRANLPMKGDQGDSYNDINV, encoded by the exons ATGACCCATGGGTCACTGGACAGTGCCACGACCCATGGGTCAATGGACAGTGCCACGACCCATGGGTCAATGGACAGTGCCACGACCCATGGGTCACTGGACAGTGCCACGACCCATGGGTCACTAGACAGTGCCACGACCCATGGGTCACTAAACAGTGCCACGACCCATGGGTCACTAGACAGTGCCACGACCCATGGGTCACTAGACAGTGCCACGACTCATGGGTCACTAGACAGTGCCAAGACCCATGAGTCACTAGACAGTGCCACGACCCATCGGTCACTGGACAGTGCCACGACCCATGGGTCACTAGACAGTGCCACGACCCATGGGCCACTAAACAGTGCCACGACCCATGGGTCACTAGACAGTGCCACGACCCATGGGTCACTAGACAGTGCCAAGACCCATGGGTCACTAGACAGTGCCACGACCCATGGGTCACTAAACAGTGCCACGACCCATGGGTCACTAGACAGTGCCACGACCCATGGGTCACTAGACAGTGCCACGTCCCATAGGTCACAAGACAGTGCGACGACCTATGGATCACTAGACAGTGCCACGTCCCATGGGTCACTAGACAGTGCGACGACCCATGAGTCACTAGACAGTGCCACGTCCCATGGGTCACTAGACAGTGCCACGACCCATGGGTCACTAGACAGTGCCACGACCCATGGGTCACTAGACAGTGCCACGACTCATGGGTCACTAGACAGTGCCATGACCCATGGGTCACTGGACAGTGCCACGACCCATGGGTCAATGGACAGTGCCACGACCCATGGGTCAATGGACAGTGCCACGACCCATGGGTCACTGGACAGTGCCACGACCCATGGGTCACTAGACAGTGCCACGACCCATGGGTCACTAAACAGTGCCACGACCCATGGGTCACTAGACAGTGCCACGACCCATGGGTCACTAGACAGTGCCACGACTCATGGGTCACTAGACAGTGCCAAGACCCATGAGTCACTAGACAGTGCCACGACCCATCGGTCACTGGACAGTGCCACGACCCATGGGTCACTAGACAGTGCCACGACCCATGGGCCACTAAACAGTGCCACGACCCATGGGTCACTAGACAGTGCCACGACCCATGGGTCACTAGACAGTGCCAAGACCCATGGGTCACTAGACAGTGCCACGACCCATGGGTCACTAAACAGTGCCACGACCCATGGGTCACTAGACAGTGCCACGACCCATGGGTCACTAGACAGTGCCACGACCCATGGGTCACTAGACAGTGCCACGACCCATGGGTCACTAGACAGTGCCACGACCCATGGGTCACTAGACAGTGTCACGACCAATGGGTCACTGGACAGTGCCACGACACATGGGGCACTGGACAGTGCCACGACACATGGGTCACTAGACAGTGTCACGACCAATGGGTCACTGGACAGTGTCACGACCAATGGGTCACTGGACAGTGTCACGACCAATGGGTCACTGGACAGTGCCACGACACATGGGTCACTAGACAGTGCCACTGACGAAGGGTCAAAGATACTGTGGCGTGTTGCACCCCTCCTCCCTCCAGCTGATAATCAAGGCACACATTTTCGTGCAAATTTACCAATGAAAGGAG ATCAAGGAGATTCCTACAATGATATCAACGTCTAg